The candidate division WOR-3 bacterium genome includes a window with the following:
- a CDS encoding sodium:solute symporter family protein — protein sequence MTVALFAGYFVLLLILGIFARLRSRPGHEDFFLARRRFGPLVLLVTLAATNFSSFTVFGFAGAGYRFGYSYYPIMAFGTGFMALTFILLGIPAYQAAKAQGAITPPELIRFRFKNRALHLAYLLVMVVFTLPYLALQPMGAGYMLNALFGLPYAMGAGLVVFVGLGYVLLAGVRGDAWTDLLQGVVMLCGLALIFGAVVKQLGGFVEVSNDLMARQGELFSRPGGGGFFTLAVWFSYLFLWFVCDPMFPQLFQRFLTAKDEGSLKKAALFYPVVTGVLFFFPVALGVMAHKVLPGIEGAKSDQILPLLVNKSLPQFFSGVLTVCGLAALMSTMDSQLLTLSSMLVRDIRILLGKPAEGAKPLHFPVMVVLALVGLFLALKPWGTILQIATETFTGLAVLFPVTLAAAYWKKTNPWAGFASIVVGEALVVLYHFKLLPDFGFLPVIPVVIVVSLIVILGTILFPAHGLDSWVTLKRINWWRVVPFFLIFVLSLDFYNWHRQRPVVLGLPLWLWFHFLLIGLLFFALFFVLRSEKRENRI from the coding sequence ATGACGGTTGCTTTGTTTGCGGGCTATTTTGTGCTGCTTTTAATTCTCGGGATTTTTGCCCGGTTGCGGTCAAGACCAGGGCACGAGGACTTTTTTCTTGCCCGGCGCCGGTTTGGTCCGCTGGTTTTGCTCGTGACGCTGGCAGCAACAAACTTTTCGTCGTTTACGGTGTTCGGGTTTGCCGGTGCCGGTTATCGTTTTGGCTATTCGTATTATCCGATAATGGCGTTTGGCACCGGGTTTATGGCTTTGACCTTTATTCTGCTCGGAATTCCGGCTTATCAGGCGGCAAAGGCGCAGGGTGCGATTACGCCTCCGGAGTTGATTCGGTTCCGTTTTAAAAATCGGGCGCTTCATCTTGCCTATCTGCTGGTGATGGTAGTTTTCACTCTGCCCTATCTGGCGCTGCAGCCGATGGGTGCCGGTTATATGCTGAATGCGCTTTTTGGTCTCCCCTATGCGATGGGTGCCGGTCTGGTGGTTTTTGTTGGTTTAGGTTATGTACTGCTTGCCGGGGTGCGTGGTGATGCCTGGACCGATTTGTTGCAAGGAGTGGTGATGCTTTGCGGTTTGGCGCTGATTTTTGGGGCGGTGGTGAAGCAACTGGGTGGTTTTGTCGAGGTCAGTAACGATTTGATGGCACGGCAGGGTGAACTTTTTTCCAGGCCCGGAGGAGGTGGGTTTTTTACGCTTGCGGTCTGGTTTTCTTATCTTTTTCTCTGGTTTGTTTGCGACCCGATGTTTCCCCAGTTGTTTCAACGATTTCTTACCGCGAAGGATGAGGGTTCACTGAAAAAGGCGGCGCTTTTTTATCCGGTTGTGACCGGGGTTCTGTTTTTCTTTCCGGTGGCGCTGGGTGTGATGGCGCATAAGGTTTTGCCCGGAATTGAGGGCGCAAAGTCCGACCAGATTTTGCCCTTGCTGGTGAATAAGAGCCTGCCCCAGTTCTTCAGCGGGGTTCTGACCGTGTGTGGTCTTGCCGCTTTGATGTCCACGATGGATTCGCAACTTCTGACCCTGTCTTCGATGCTTGTCCGGGACATCAGGATTTTACTCGGGAAACCGGCAGAAGGGGCAAAGCCGCTGCACTTTCCGGTGATGGTTGTTCTTGCCCTTGTGGGGCTTTTTCTGGCATTAAAGCCGTGGGGCACAATTTTACAGATTGCGACCGAGACTTTTACCGGACTGGCGGTGCTTTTTCCGGTGACCCTTGCCGCGGCTTACTGGAAAAAGACAAACCCCTGGGCGGGTTTTGCCTCAATTGTTGTTGGTGAGGCGCTGGTGGTTCTTTACCACTTCAAACTTTTGCCGGACTTTGGTTTTCTGCCAGTAATCCCGGTGGTAATTGTTGTCAGTTTGATTGTGATTTTGGGGACGATTCTGTTTCCGGCGCACGGGCTTGACTCCTGGGTGACACTGAAACGGATAAACTGGTGGCGGGTGGTGCCATTTTTCTTAATCTTTGTTTTGAGCCTTGACTTTTACAACTGGCACCGGCAAAGACCGGTTGTTCTTGGACTGCCGTTGTGGCTCTGGTTTCACTTTCTGCTTATCGGGTTGCTCTTTTTTGCCCTGTTTTTTGTTTTGCGGTCAGAGAAGCGGGAAAACAGGATTTAG
- a CDS encoding ATP-binding protein, translating into MEKNELNNRYLNTQSLILQARLRDCEDRDVARLLREICPAGRENKPSRRRKSRGCENQLLFAEKSPIEQYGEQLERILAEAKERNVAIPLEKLVAEHNLNEDEKTVLIVLFFARLNCTRVPGATIVKLLATNIEEQLAKIPIIHPGGKLLAHRLIVPASEFERDECPLEAHFKLPDRVFWAIAGVPGEKSADAEPCPAENEEEQIRLLYVREPSVSFDMLVLPEQTIARINRALWQVKEGERAYQEYGIADKIPYGKAVTMLFYGPPGTGKTATAEAIAHKLGKKVGYVSYPQIYNRWFGDSEKNIHQVFEDATTAGCVLLFDEADACFGTRFEIESYAGDRCYNTITNILMQEVERFNGLLILTTNRAPALDPAFERRILLSLKFDLPGAEERTKIWRFFLKDCPKLAPDVDFEQLGNRYQLSGAEIKNAVLKAITTCAQENRLVTMADLKNAAEEEAGIENRQPIGF; encoded by the coding sequence ATGGAGAAAAATGAACTGAACAACCGTTACCTCAACACCCAGAGCCTGATTCTGCAGGCAAGGCTCCGGGACTGTGAGGACCGGGATGTAGCACGGCTACTGCGCGAAATCTGCCCTGCGGGCAGGGAAAATAAACCCAGCCGGCGGCGCAAGAGCCGCGGTTGCGAGAATCAACTGCTCTTTGCGGAGAAAAGTCCGATAGAGCAGTACGGAGAGCAACTGGAGCGGATTCTCGCCGAGGCAAAGGAGAGAAATGTCGCCATCCCGCTGGAAAAACTCGTTGCCGAGCACAACCTGAACGAAGACGAAAAGACCGTGCTCATCGTGCTTTTCTTTGCGCGCCTGAACTGCACCCGGGTACCTGGTGCCACCATCGTAAAACTGCTCGCCACGAACATTGAAGAGCAACTGGCGAAAATTCCGATAATCCATCCCGGCGGAAAACTGCTCGCGCACCGGCTTATCGTGCCCGCCTCAGAATTTGAGCGCGACGAATGCCCGCTTGAAGCCCACTTCAAACTGCCGGACCGGGTCTTCTGGGCGATTGCCGGTGTACCCGGCGAAAAGTCGGCCGATGCCGAACCGTGCCCTGCGGAAAATGAGGAGGAACAAATACGGTTGTTATATGTTCGAGAGCCTTCGGTCTCATTTGATATGCTCGTGTTGCCGGAGCAAACAATCGCCCGCATCAACCGAGCGCTCTGGCAGGTAAAGGAAGGTGAGCGTGCCTATCAGGAGTACGGCATTGCGGACAAAATCCCCTATGGCAAAGCGGTCACAATGCTCTTTTACGGACCACCCGGCACCGGCAAAACCGCCACCGCCGAAGCCATCGCCCATAAACTGGGCAAAAAGGTTGGCTATGTGTCCTATCCCCAGATTTACAACAGGTGGTTTGGCGATTCGGAGAAAAACATCCACCAAGTGTTTGAAGATGCGACAACTGCCGGCTGCGTGCTGTTGTTTGACGAAGCGGACGCCTGCTTTGGCACCCGATTTGAAATCGAGAGTTACGCTGGCGACCGCTGTTACAACACCATCACCAACATCCTGATGCAGGAAGTGGAGCGGTTTAACGGACTGTTGATTCTCACCACCAACCGCGCACCCGCACTGGACCCGGCATTTGAGCGCCGCATTCTCCTGAGCCTCAAGTTCGACCTGCCCGGTGCGGAAGAGCGGACTAAAATCTGGCGCTTCTTCCTGAAAGACTGCCCGAAACTGGCGCCCGATGTTGACTTTGAACAACTGGGTAATCGCTATCAACTGTCGGGCGCTGAGATAAAAAATGCCGTGCTCAAAGCGATAACAACCTGTGCCCAGGAAAACCGGCTGGTTACAATGGCGGACCTAAAAAATGCCGCGGAAGAAGAGGCGGGAATCGAAAACAGACAACCTATCGGCTTCTGA
- a CDS encoding MarC family protein, translating into MFYSLLQLVILFFVIFDPLLSFVVFFGATADMSPEEKKKTAFLAVTVALSISILCLIFGASLLRLFNTNIQDFKIAGGVILGILGIKMSLGQSDSEKVMGTKRSAKAIASIIATPLLTGPASITAIIISVHDYGRLLTAIAVLLVLLITLILFLQAPRITRFTGETAMQVVSTLMGLITLSWGIMFIKQGLGI; encoded by the coding sequence ATGTTCTACTCACTCCTTCAGCTCGTCATCCTCTTCTTTGTCATCTTTGACCCGCTCTTGAGTTTTGTTGTCTTCTTCGGTGCCACCGCGGATATGAGCCCAGAGGAGAAAAAGAAGACCGCCTTTCTTGCTGTCACCGTTGCCCTTTCCATCTCCATTCTCTGCCTCATCTTCGGAGCCAGCCTCCTGCGCCTCTTCAACACCAACATCCAGGACTTCAAAATCGCCGGTGGTGTTATCCTCGGCATCCTCGGCATCAAGATGTCGCTTGGTCAGTCCGACTCAGAAAAGGTGATGGGCACCAAACGCTCGGCAAAGGCAATCGCCTCCATCATCGCCACCCCGCTCTTGACCGGTCCGGCATCAATCACCGCCATCATCATCAGCGTCCACGACTATGGCAGACTCCTGACCGCCATTGCCGTTCTCCTTGTCCTCCTTATCACCCTGATTCTATTCCTCCAGGCGCCGCGCATCACCCGCTTCACCGGCGAAACCGCAATGCAGGTTGTCTCAACCCTGATGGGCTTAATCACCCTATCCTGGGGCATAATGTTCATCAAACAGGGCTTGGGCATCTGA
- a CDS encoding VWA domain-containing protein has product MWHFAHPGYLALLGLVPLLWWWERWRGRSGLRFSDTTLLPAPTALERVVKHLPLSLFSLALVFSTLALARPQKGRMFEELETRGIDIMLCLDISGTMQAADFLPKDRLTVAKERAKEFINRRTGDRIGLVIFAATSLTQCPLTLDHKILNDILDRVDFGILEDGTAIGMGIASAGARLKGSKAREKVIILLTDGRNNTGDIDPLTAAQAAAALGIKIYTIGVGSKGPVPFPVDDPLFGRRYVQMEVDLDTETLQKIADITGGKFFLATDPEALKRVYEEIDRLEPSTFKARRYTLYQERMQTPLLLGILFALAGFFAGMAINRRLA; this is encoded by the coding sequence ATGTGGCACTTTGCGCATCCCGGCTATCTGGCGCTACTCGGACTGGTGCCGCTTTTATGGTGGTGGGAAAGATGGCGCGGGCGCAGCGGTTTGCGTTTTAGTGATACAACACTGCTGCCTGCACCTACAGCATTGGAGCGGGTAGTCAAACACCTGCCACTTTCCCTTTTTTCCTTAGCGCTCGTTTTTTCTACGCTGGCGCTGGCACGGCCGCAAAAGGGGCGGATGTTTGAAGAACTGGAGACCAGAGGGATTGACATTATGCTCTGTCTGGACATTTCCGGCACGATGCAGGCGGCGGACTTTCTGCCCAAAGACCGGCTCACCGTTGCCAAGGAGCGGGCAAAGGAGTTTATTAACCGCCGCACCGGTGACCGCATCGGTCTGGTGATATTTGCTGCAACCAGTTTGACCCAGTGTCCATTGACCCTGGACCACAAGATTCTCAACGACATCCTGGACCGGGTGGACTTTGGCATTTTAGAGGATGGGACTGCAATCGGGATGGGCATCGCCAGTGCGGGGGCACGGCTCAAAGGCTCAAAGGCAAGGGAAAAGGTAATTATCCTGCTGACCGACGGCCGCAACAATACCGGTGACATCGACCCATTGACCGCAGCGCAGGCGGCAGCAGCACTCGGCATCAAGATTTACACGATTGGTGTGGGTAGTAAGGGACCGGTGCCGTTTCCGGTTGACGACCCGCTCTTTGGCCGGCGCTATGTCCAGATGGAGGTTGACCTTGATACCGAGACCTTGCAGAAGATTGCTGATATTACCGGTGGTAAGTTTTTCCTTGCTACGGACCCGGAGGCGCTGAAACGGGTTTATGAGGAGATTGACCGGCTCGAGCCGTCAACCTTTAAGGCGCGGCGCTACACCCTGTATCAGGAGCGGATGCAGACACCGTTACTTTTGGGTATACTATTTGCCCTTGCCGGGTTTTTCGCCGGGATGGCAATTAACCGGAGGCTGGCATGA
- a CDS encoding MoxR family ATPase, giving the protein MTELQQDDIRRIHEEIERESVFVQALTAEVGKVIVGQKYLIERLLVGLLANGHILIEGVPGLAKTYAVKALAGAISARFQRIQFTPDLLPADIIGTQIYNQRTGEFTARKGPIFANFVLADEINRAPPKVQSALLEAMQERQVTIGDETFRLEEPFLVLATQNPIEQEGTYPLPEAQTDRFLLKLRVSYPSKEEEKQIVERMTKGVEPKVAPVVDTATILRGRELCTRIYVDEKLKEYILNLVFATRFPKEHNLADLVPLIRYGASPRASIYLLTASRAMAFLRRRGFVIPEDIKELAYDVLRHRLILTYEAEAEELTTDDIIRRVLEGVEVP; this is encoded by the coding sequence ATGACAGAGTTGCAGCAGGACGATATCAGACGGATTCATGAGGAGATAGAAAGAGAGAGTGTGTTTGTTCAGGCGCTGACCGCTGAGGTCGGCAAGGTGATTGTCGGGCAAAAGTATTTGATTGAAAGGCTGCTGGTCGGGCTTCTGGCAAACGGGCACATCTTAATTGAAGGTGTGCCCGGACTGGCAAAGACCTATGCAGTGAAGGCGCTTGCCGGTGCAATCAGCGCCCGGTTCCAGCGGATTCAGTTTACGCCCGACCTTTTGCCCGCCGACATCATCGGCACGCAGATTTACAATCAGCGGACCGGTGAATTCACCGCGCGCAAGGGTCCGATTTTTGCCAATTTTGTGCTGGCCGACGAAATTAACCGGGCACCACCCAAGGTGCAGAGTGCACTGCTCGAGGCGATGCAGGAACGGCAGGTGACGATTGGGGATGAGACCTTCCGCCTCGAGGAGCCGTTTTTAGTGCTGGCGACACAGAACCCGATTGAACAGGAGGGTACCTATCCCCTACCTGAAGCACAGACCGACCGGTTTTTGCTGAAACTGCGGGTGAGTTATCCTTCAAAGGAGGAGGAAAAGCAGATTGTTGAGCGGATGACAAAAGGTGTGGAACCGAAGGTGGCACCGGTTGTGGACACAGCAACGATTTTGCGCGGCCGGGAGTTGTGCACCCGCATCTATGTTGACGAGAAGTTGAAGGAGTACATTTTAAATCTGGTTTTTGCCACCCGATTTCCCAAGGAGCACAACTTAGCGGACCTGGTGCCGCTGATTCGCTATGGCGCTTCGCCCCGGGCATCAATCTATCTTCTGACTGCGAGCCGGGCGATGGCGTTCTTAAGGCGGCGTGGTTTTGTGATCCCGGAAGACATCAAAGAACTCGCCTATGATGTGCTGCGGCACCGGCTGATTTTGACCTACGAAGCCGAAGCGGAAGAGTTAACAACCGATGACATCATCCGGCGTGTGCTGGAAGGGGTGGAGGTGCCGTAA
- a CDS encoding anion transporter codes for MWLPIVVLGLVFLLIAVRQVGNVRLPIWLIMLAGALMVLLAGSITPGAALRSINLDVMLFLAGMFVLGGALEESGYLSYLSYRLFRRARTTNELLLMILFGMGLASALLMNDTVAIIGTPIVLLLARKHNISPKALLLALAFAITIGSVPSPIGNPQNLLIATGAGVKNPFVVFFVYLAVPSAINILVAFGLLKLFYHEHFNDQPLNNEPALIADRSLARLCRWSLLLLLLMVGLKVICASFRLGFDFRLTYIALGAALPVLLFSPKRWRIIRLVDWHTLLFFAAMFVLMQAVWDTGCFHFLLRQMRADILSVPVVLGVSVLFSQLISNVPLVALLLPLLNAHSPSARTLMALAAGSTVAGNLFILGAASNVIIIQNAEKKAGESLTFWEFARIGVILTTVNCLIYWGWLLLF; via the coding sequence ATGTGGCTACCGATTGTTGTCCTCGGCTTGGTTTTTCTGCTGATTGCGGTCCGGCAGGTTGGTAATGTCAGGCTGCCGATATGGCTGATAATGCTGGCCGGCGCCTTAATGGTGCTTTTGGCTGGCAGTATTACGCCTGGCGCAGCGTTGCGGTCGATAAATCTTGATGTGATGCTTTTCCTTGCCGGGATGTTTGTTTTAGGGGGTGCACTGGAAGAGAGCGGTTACCTTTCCTATCTATCTTATCGGCTGTTCCGCAGGGCGCGGACCACAAACGAACTTCTGCTGATGATTCTGTTCGGGATGGGGCTGGCATCGGCGCTGTTGATGAACGACACGGTGGCGATTATTGGCACGCCAATTGTATTGCTCCTTGCCCGCAAGCACAACATCAGTCCGAAGGCGCTACTCCTGGCACTGGCTTTTGCGATTACGATTGGCAGTGTGCCGAGCCCGATTGGCAATCCCCAGAATTTGTTGATTGCCACCGGTGCCGGTGTTAAAAATCCGTTTGTCGTTTTCTTTGTTTATCTGGCGGTGCCGTCGGCGATTAATATCCTGGTGGCGTTTGGGTTGCTGAAGTTGTTTTATCATGAGCATTTTAACGACCAGCCCTTGAACAATGAGCCGGCGCTGATTGCGGACCGTTCTCTTGCCCGGCTTTGCCGGTGGTCTTTGCTGCTGTTGCTTTTGATGGTCGGGTTGAAGGTGATTTGTGCCTCGTTTCGGCTCGGGTTTGATTTTCGCCTGACCTACATTGCGCTGGGAGCGGCACTGCCGGTTTTGCTGTTCAGCCCGAAACGGTGGCGCATTATCCGGCTTGTTGACTGGCACACGCTGCTCTTCTTTGCCGCGATGTTTGTGCTGATGCAGGCGGTATGGGATACCGGTTGCTTTCACTTTTTGCTGCGCCAGATGCGGGCGGATATCCTTTCGGTGCCAGTGGTTCTCGGGGTCAGTGTTCTGTTTAGCCAGTTAATCTCCAATGTGCCACTGGTTGCCTTGCTTCTGCCCCTGCTCAATGCCCACAGCCCTTCGGCACGGACGCTGATGGCGCTTGCCGCGGGTAGCACGGTGGCGGGAAATCTATTTATTCTCGGTGCGGCAAGTAATGTTATTATCATTCAGAATGCGGAGAAAAAGGCGGGTGAGAGTTTGACATTCTGGGAGTTTGCCCGCATCGGGGTGATTTTGACCACGGTGAACTGCCTGATTTACTGGGGCTGGTTGCTGCTGTTTTAA
- a CDS encoding DUF58 domain-containing protein produces MRAVTTRLDLAKIRQIEIRTRRLVNTVFAGEYRSSFKGRGVEFADVREYQVGDDVRTIDWRLTARFGKPFVKQFAEERELLVMLVVDASGSNRFGTKGALKIEQAALVSATLAFSAIKNNDKVGLVFFTDRIEHFVPPAKGRTHVLRLVRDILFFQPQGVGTAPGAALEFVLHILKRRAIVFLVSDLLGPGFVGAEFEKPLSIMSRQHDLVVLSINDRAEQSLPALGLQEFVDAETGKRVLVNTSARWVQEVFRQRREKRQEMLSRLFQRLGVDHIPLLTDEPFTPKLHRFFQERARRYR; encoded by the coding sequence ATGCGGGCGGTAACAACGCGACTGGACCTCGCCAAAATTCGGCAGATTGAGATTCGCACCCGGCGCCTGGTCAACACCGTGTTTGCCGGAGAGTACCGGTCGAGTTTTAAGGGCCGGGGCGTGGAGTTTGCCGATGTGCGGGAGTATCAAGTGGGCGACGATGTGCGGACGATTGACTGGCGTTTGACCGCAAGGTTCGGCAAGCCGTTTGTCAAGCAGTTTGCCGAGGAGCGGGAACTGCTGGTGATGCTGGTGGTGGACGCTTCAGGTTCCAATCGGTTTGGCACGAAAGGGGCGCTGAAGATTGAGCAGGCAGCGCTGGTAAGTGCGACCCTGGCGTTTTCCGCAATTAAGAACAACGACAAGGTGGGGCTGGTGTTCTTTACCGACCGTATTGAGCACTTTGTGCCACCGGCAAAGGGGCGTACCCATGTGTTACGCCTGGTGCGGGACATTTTGTTTTTTCAGCCGCAAGGGGTGGGAACCGCGCCAGGTGCAGCACTGGAGTTTGTTTTGCACATCCTCAAGCGCCGGGCGATTGTGTTTCTGGTTTCGGATTTGCTCGGACCGGGTTTTGTCGGTGCTGAGTTTGAGAAGCCGCTCTCGATTATGAGCCGGCAGCACGATTTGGTGGTGTTGAGCATCAACGACCGGGCAGAACAGAGTCTGCCCGCACTGGGGTTGCAGGAGTTTGTTGATGCAGAAACGGGCAAACGGGTTCTGGTGAACACGAGTGCGCGGTGGGTGCAGGAGGTTTTTCGGCAAAGAAGAGAGAAGCGGCAGGAGATGCTCAGCCGGTTGTTTCAACGGCTTGGTGTGGACCACATTCCGCTTTTAACCGACGAGCCGTTTACCCCAAAACTGCATCGGTTCTTTCAGGAGCGGGCACGGCGTTATCGGTGA